From the genome of Novosphingobium sp. TH158, one region includes:
- a CDS encoding META domain-containing protein, with amino-acid sequence MKIKAFLLALPVLIACAPPPSATVARLRDTSWQLTTLDGAKVSNDRARLSFSGNRLSASVGCNGMGSEWKLEGGKLVVDGLVGTRMYCEGLMAQEQALSTLLTSRPRMAVLHHRLTITGAGHNAVFTRAGTPPAD; translated from the coding sequence ATGAAGATCAAGGCCTTCCTGCTCGCCCTGCCCGTGCTCATCGCCTGCGCACCGCCGCCCAGCGCCACAGTTGCGCGTCTGCGCGATACCAGCTGGCAGCTAACCACGCTCGACGGGGCAAAGGTCAGCAACGATCGCGCCCGCCTGTCGTTTTCCGGCAACCGCCTCAGCGCCTCGGTCGGCTGCAACGGCATGGGCAGCGAATGGAAGCTGGAAGGCGGCAAGCTGGTGGTCGACGGGCTGGTCGGCACGCGGATGTACTGCGAAGGGCTGATGGCGCAGGAACAGGCGCTGTCCACCCTGCTCACCTCGCGCCCGCGCATGGCCGTGCTGCACCACCGCCTGACCATCACCGGTGCTGGCCACAACGCGGTATTCACCCGCGCCGGAACGCCGCCGGCTGACTAG
- a CDS encoding RNA methyltransferase — protein MRRQITGFSNPTVKFLRSLREKKHRKAAGKFLAEGLRLLTDARECGHLPEILVMAERRDPHPLLSALESDVVAAGGEVIETSEDILGKITGKDNPQAVAGVFAEFDTRIESIERDSAKIWLVAQALRDPGNLGTMLRTGDAVGAGGLILIDDCADPFSVEAVRASMGAVFTQKVAQARWDEFIAWLRAGPGQLVAASLRDAVPYRGAPYAAPCFILIGNESRGLPEEYELACDLRVTMPMKGRADSLNAAVAGAVLAYEVLDALDR, from the coding sequence TTGCGTCGCCAGATCACCGGATTTTCCAATCCCACGGTCAAGTTCCTGCGCTCGCTGCGCGAAAAGAAGCACCGCAAGGCCGCTGGCAAGTTCCTGGCCGAGGGCCTGCGGCTGCTGACCGACGCGCGCGAATGCGGCCACCTGCCGGAAATCCTGGTCATGGCCGAGCGGCGCGATCCCCACCCGCTGCTCTCCGCGCTGGAGTCCGATGTCGTGGCTGCGGGCGGCGAGGTTATCGAAACGAGCGAGGACATCCTCGGCAAGATCACCGGCAAGGACAACCCGCAGGCCGTGGCCGGGGTCTTTGCCGAATTCGACACCCGGATCGAGAGCATCGAACGCGACAGCGCGAAGATCTGGCTGGTCGCGCAGGCGCTGCGCGATCCGGGCAACCTGGGCACCATGCTGCGTACCGGCGATGCCGTGGGTGCCGGCGGCCTGATCCTGATCGACGACTGCGCCGATCCCTTCTCGGTCGAAGCCGTGCGCGCCAGCATGGGTGCGGTGTTCACGCAGAAGGTGGCGCAGGCCCGCTGGGACGAGTTCATCGCCTGGCTGCGCGCCGGCCCCGGCCAGCTGGTCGCAGCCAGCCTGCGCGATGCCGTGCCCTATCGCGGCGCGCCCTATGCCGCGCCCTGCTTCATCCTGATCGGCAACGAATCGCGCGGCCTGCCAGAGGAATACGAACTGGCCTGCGACCTGCGCGTGACCATGCCGATGAAGGGCCGCGCCGACAGCCTTAACGCGGCGGTCGCCGGAGCCGTGCTGGCTTACGAGGTGCTTGACGCGCTCGACCGCTGA
- the rmuC gene encoding DNA recombination protein RmuC — protein sequence MDIPSLVAIIACLAIGLALGWFLGGRPAADLRARLADAEQAAKSREEEFRRAIKELGDASIRVATLEANAAAFEETKRSLIEAQENLKREFEAAGAKILGQAQAALLERAEQRFTESEKQSAERLKALLAPVDQRLRSYEEQVGALEKQRVDAFGHLFGQIEQLRMGQEKVREEAARLGNSLRNAPKARGRWGEQQLKNLLEQCGLSEHTDFVTEHSVDTAEGRLRPDAVVRIPGQKSLIIDAKVSLNAYQDAFAADNEDDRIRFLAAHAASMRNHVQQLGAKAYHAQFEEAPDYVVMFVPGEHFVAAALEHDPDLWNFAFDRRVLLATPTNLVAIARTVAMVWTQDKLAQEAMEIGRLGTEIYERIATAGEHLKGVGAGLDRAVRKYNDFVGSFERNVQSSARKLRDKGVAIGKREVEDVPLVEAQPRHGEVTEAAALPPAGAANDEAAA from the coding sequence ATGGACATTCCTTCGCTTGTCGCCATCATTGCCTGTCTCGCCATCGGCCTGGCGCTCGGCTGGTTCCTTGGAGGCCGCCCGGCCGCAGACCTGCGCGCGCGGCTGGCCGATGCCGAACAGGCGGCAAAATCGCGCGAGGAGGAATTCCGCCGCGCGATCAAGGAACTGGGCGATGCCTCGATCCGCGTCGCGACGCTTGAGGCCAACGCCGCCGCCTTCGAGGAAACCAAGCGCTCGCTGATCGAGGCGCAGGAGAACCTCAAGAGGGAGTTCGAGGCGGCAGGGGCGAAGATCCTGGGGCAGGCGCAGGCCGCGCTGCTTGAGCGCGCCGAACAGCGCTTTACCGAAAGCGAGAAGCAGAGCGCGGAACGGCTCAAGGCGCTGCTGGCGCCGGTGGACCAGCGTCTGCGTTCCTACGAAGAACAGGTGGGCGCGCTGGAAAAGCAGCGAGTCGATGCCTTCGGCCATCTTTTCGGCCAGATCGAGCAGCTGCGCATGGGGCAGGAAAAGGTGCGCGAGGAAGCCGCGCGGCTCGGCAATTCACTGCGCAATGCCCCCAAGGCGCGCGGTCGCTGGGGCGAACAGCAGCTGAAGAACCTGCTCGAACAGTGCGGGCTGTCGGAACATACCGACTTTGTGACCGAGCACTCGGTCGATACTGCCGAAGGCCGCCTGCGGCCCGATGCAGTGGTGCGTATCCCGGGACAGAAGAGCCTGATCATCGACGCCAAGGTCTCGCTCAATGCATACCAGGATGCCTTCGCCGCCGATAATGAGGATGATCGCATCCGCTTCCTCGCTGCCCATGCGGCTTCGATGCGCAACCATGTGCAGCAGCTTGGCGCCAAGGCCTATCACGCGCAGTTCGAAGAAGCGCCCGACTATGTGGTGATGTTTGTGCCGGGCGAACATTTCGTCGCCGCCGCGCTCGAACACGATCCGGACCTGTGGAATTTCGCGTTCGATCGCCGGGTGCTGCTGGCCACGCCGACCAACCTTGTCGCCATTGCCCGCACGGTCGCCATGGTCTGGACGCAGGACAAGCTGGCGCAGGAGGCGATGGAGATCGGGCGACTGGGGACCGAGATCTACGAACGGATCGCCACGGCCGGCGAACACCTGAAGGGCGTCGGCGCCGGGCTGGACCGCGCCGTGCGCAAGTACAACGATTTCGTCGGCTCGTTCGAGCGCAACGTCCAAAGTTCGGCCCGCAAGCTGCGCGACAAGGGCGTGGCGATCGGCAAGCGCGAGGTTGAGGACGTGCCGCTGGTGGAAGCCCAGCCGCGCCATGGCGAGGTTACCGAAGCGGCCGCGCTGCCGCCTGCCGGTGCCGCCAATGACGAGGCTGCGGCCTAG